A region of Streptomyces sp. TG1A-60 DNA encodes the following proteins:
- a CDS encoding L-serine ammonia-lyase — MAISVFDLFSIGIGPSSSHTVGPMRAARMFAARLKEDGVLAQTVKVHAELYGSLGATGHGHGTPKAVLLGLEGNEPHTVDVVQADHDVERIKSTGRLRLLGVEIGDAQEIAFDFDEDLVLHRRETLPYHANGMTVRAYDASGAELLSKTYYSVGGGFVVDEDAVGADRVTLDDTALKYSFRTGDELLRLTKETGLSISALMLENERAWRTEEEIRSGLLDIWRVMQACVSRGMSREGILPGGLRVRRRAAVSARQLRAEGEPLARSMEWITLYAMAVNEENAAGGRVVTAPTNGAAGIIPAVLHYYINFVPGADEDGVVRFMLAAGAIGMLFKENASISGAEVGCQGEVGSACSMAAGALAEVLGGSPEQVENAAEIGMEHNLGLTCDPVGGLVQIPCIERNGMAAVKAVTAARMALRGDGSHKVSLDKVIKTMKETGADMSVKYKETARGGLAVNIIEC, encoded by the coding sequence GTGGCCATCTCGGTCTTCGACCTGTTCTCGATCGGCATCGGCCCGTCCAGCTCCCACACGGTCGGCCCGATGCGCGCGGCCCGGATGTTCGCCGCCCGTCTGAAGGAGGACGGCGTACTCGCCCAGACCGTCAAGGTCCACGCCGAGCTGTACGGCTCCCTCGGCGCGACCGGCCACGGCCACGGCACCCCGAAGGCGGTACTGCTCGGTCTGGAGGGCAACGAGCCGCACACGGTCGACGTCGTCCAGGCGGACCACGACGTCGAGCGGATCAAGTCGACCGGCAGGCTGCGGCTGTTGGGCGTCGAGATCGGCGATGCCCAGGAGATCGCCTTCGACTTCGACGAGGACCTGGTCCTGCACCGCCGCGAGACGCTCCCGTACCACGCCAACGGCATGACGGTCCGGGCGTACGACGCCTCGGGTGCGGAGCTGCTGTCAAAGACGTACTACTCCGTCGGCGGCGGCTTCGTGGTCGACGAGGACGCGGTCGGCGCGGACCGCGTCACACTCGACGACACGGCCCTCAAGTACTCCTTCCGCACCGGCGACGAGCTGCTGCGCCTGACCAAGGAGACGGGTCTGTCGATCTCCGCGCTGATGCTGGAGAACGAGCGGGCCTGGCGCACGGAGGAGGAGATCCGTTCCGGGCTCCTCGACATCTGGCGCGTCATGCAGGCCTGCGTCTCGCGCGGCATGTCCCGCGAGGGCATCCTGCCGGGCGGCCTGCGCGTACGCCGCCGGGCGGCCGTCTCGGCCCGTCAGCTCAGGGCGGAGGGGGAGCCGTTGGCCCGCTCCATGGAGTGGATCACGCTCTACGCGATGGCCGTGAACGAGGAGAACGCGGCGGGCGGCCGTGTCGTGACGGCCCCCACCAACGGCGCGGCCGGCATCATCCCGGCCGTCCTGCACTACTACATCAACTTCGTCCCCGGCGCGGACGAGGACGGCGTCGTACGGTTCATGTTGGCCGCCGGGGCCATCGGCATGCTCTTCAAGGAGAACGCCTCCATCTCCGGCGCCGAGGTCGGCTGCCAGGGCGAGGTCGGCTCCGCCTGCTCCATGGCCGCGGGAGCCCTGGCGGAGGTCCTGGGCGGCAGCCCCGAACAGGTCGAGAACGCCGCCGAGATCGGCATGGAACACAACCTGGGCCTGACCTGCGACCCCGTCGGAGGCCTCGTCCAGATCCCCTGCATCGAACGCAACGGCATGGCCGCGGTGAAAGCCGTCACGGCGGCCAGGATGGCCCTGCGCGGCGACGGCTCCCACAAGGTGTCCCTCGACAAGGTCATCAAGACGATGAAGGAGACCGGCGCGGACATGAGCGTGAAGTACAAGGAGACGGCCCGGGGCGGTCTCGCCGTCAACATCATCGAGTGCTGA
- the glyA gene encoding serine hydroxymethyltransferase, with product MSLLNTPLHELDPEVAAAVDAELHRQQSTLEMIASENFAPLAVMEAQGSVLTNKYAEGYPGRRYYGGCEHVDVTEQIAIDRLKDLFGAEYANVQPHSGASANQAALFALAQPGDTILGLDLAHGGHLTHGMRLNFSGKQFHVVAYHVDTTTGLIDMAELERLAKEHRPKVIIAGWSAYPRQLDFAAFRRVADEVGAHLWVDMAHFAGLVAAGLHPNPVQYADVVTSTTHKTLGGPRGGIILAKKDFAKKLNSSVFPGFQGGPLEHVIAAKAVSFKVAASQEFKERQHRTVEGARILAERLTAADAREAGVNVLSGGTDVHLILVDLRDSELDGQQAEDRLHEVGITVNRNAVPDDPRPPMVTSGLRIGTPALATRGFTTEDFTEVADVIAETLKPSYDTEALRARVKALADKHPLYPGLSK from the coding sequence ATGTCGCTTCTGAACACGCCCCTGCACGAGCTGGACCCGGAGGTCGCCGCCGCCGTCGACGCCGAGCTGCACCGCCAGCAGTCCACCCTGGAGATGATCGCCTCGGAGAACTTCGCTCCGCTCGCGGTCATGGAGGCCCAGGGCTCGGTCCTCACCAACAAGTACGCCGAGGGCTACCCCGGCCGCCGCTACTACGGCGGCTGCGAACACGTCGACGTGACCGAACAGATCGCGATCGACCGGCTCAAGGACCTGTTCGGCGCCGAGTACGCCAACGTCCAGCCCCACTCCGGCGCCTCCGCCAACCAGGCCGCCCTGTTCGCACTCGCCCAGCCCGGCGACACCATCCTCGGCCTGGACCTCGCCCACGGCGGACACCTCACCCACGGCATGCGGCTCAACTTCTCCGGCAAACAGTTCCACGTCGTCGCCTACCACGTGGACACCACCACCGGCCTCATCGACATGGCCGAGCTGGAGCGACTGGCGAAGGAGCACCGCCCGAAGGTGATCATCGCGGGCTGGTCGGCATACCCCCGGCAGCTGGACTTCGCCGCCTTCCGCCGCGTCGCCGACGAGGTCGGGGCCCACCTGTGGGTCGACATGGCGCACTTCGCCGGTCTCGTCGCCGCCGGACTGCACCCCAACCCGGTCCAGTACGCGGACGTGGTCACCTCCACCACCCACAAGACACTCGGCGGCCCGCGCGGCGGCATCATCCTCGCCAAGAAGGACTTCGCGAAGAAGCTCAACTCCTCCGTCTTCCCCGGCTTCCAGGGCGGCCCCCTGGAACACGTGATCGCCGCCAAAGCGGTCTCCTTCAAGGTCGCGGCCTCACAGGAGTTCAAGGAACGCCAGCACCGTACGGTCGAAGGCGCACGGATCCTCGCCGAACGCCTGACGGCCGCCGACGCCCGCGAAGCCGGCGTCAACGTCCTGTCCGGCGGCACGGACGTCCACCTCATCCTGGTCGACCTGCGCGACAGCGAACTGGACGGCCAACAGGCCGAGGACCGCCTCCACGAGGTCGGCATCACCGTCAACCGCAACGCCGTCCCCGACGACCCCCGCCCGCCGATGGTCACCTCCGGCCTGCGCATCGGCACACCCGCCCTCGCCACCCGCGGCTTCACCACCGAGGACTTCACCGAGGTCGCGGACGTCATCGCCGAGACCCTGAAGCCCTCCTACGACACCGAGGCACTCAGGGCCCGGGTCAAGGCCCTCGCCGACAAACACCCGCTGTACCCCGGACTGAGCAAGTAA
- the purU gene encoding formyltetrahydrofolate deformylase, translating into MPPRPRPGREFVLTLSCPDQAGLVHAVSGFLVEQSGNILESQQFDDRLQERFFMRVHFDVSDPETSLERLRAGFAPLAETYRIDWRLHDAAAPTRTLIMVSKYGHCLNDLLFRKSTGALNIEIPAIVSNHREFEPLAQSHGIPFHHIPVTPQTKAEAEAHLLELMERFEIDLVVLARYMQILSDDLCKRLEGRAINIHHSFLPSFKGARPYLQAHQRGVKLVGATAHYVTPDLDEGPIIEQDVLRVDHSHDPDELVTMGRDVEARVLARAVQWHTESRILLNGHHTVVFR; encoded by the coding sequence ATGCCCCCTCGCCCCCGACCCGGCCGCGAGTTCGTCCTCACCCTCTCCTGTCCCGACCAGGCAGGACTGGTCCACGCCGTCAGCGGCTTCCTGGTCGAGCAGTCCGGGAACATCCTGGAGAGCCAGCAGTTCGACGACCGTCTCCAGGAGCGCTTCTTCATGCGCGTGCACTTCGACGTCTCCGACCCGGAGACGTCACTGGAGCGACTGCGTGCCGGTTTCGCCCCGCTGGCCGAGACCTACCGGATCGACTGGCGACTGCACGACGCAGCCGCTCCCACCCGCACCCTGATCATGGTCTCCAAGTACGGCCACTGCCTGAACGACCTGCTGTTCCGCAAGAGCACCGGCGCGCTCAACATCGAGATCCCGGCGATCGTCTCCAACCACCGGGAGTTCGAGCCGCTGGCGCAGAGCCACGGCATCCCCTTCCACCACATCCCCGTCACACCGCAGACCAAGGCGGAGGCGGAGGCGCACCTGCTGGAGCTGATGGAACGGTTCGAGATCGACCTCGTGGTCCTCGCCCGCTACATGCAGATCCTCTCGGACGACCTGTGCAAGCGGCTCGAGGGCCGGGCCATCAACATCCACCACTCCTTCCTCCCCAGCTTCAAGGGGGCCCGCCCTTACCTCCAGGCCCACCAGCGGGGAGTCAAGCTGGTCGGGGCCACCGCCCACTACGTCACCCCCGACCTGGACGAGGGGCCCATCATCGAGCAGGACGTCCTCCGCGTGGACCACTCCCACGACCCCGACGAACTGGTCACCATGGGCCGGGACGTCGAGGCCCGGGTCCTGGCGCGGGCCGTGCAGTGGCACACCGAGAGCCGCATCCTGCTCAACGGCCACCACACCGTGGTGTTCCGCTGA
- a CDS encoding FdhF/YdeP family oxidoreductase, whose protein sequence is MTRKAPADDPGDARLRVNSPKGYAAGIPAVTSSLRHAGTQMGARRGLLTLLRVNQKDGFDCPGCAWPEPEHRHRAEFCENGAKAVAEEATLRRVTPEFFAEHGLEELAGRSDYWLGQQGRLTQPMHRPAGSDHYRPISWEDAFAVVARELAALDHPDQAAFYTSGRASNEAAFVYQLFVRMLGTNNLPDCSNMCHESSGSALVETIGIGKGSVSLEDLHEADLILVVGQNPGTNHPRMLSALERAKQRGARVLAVNPLPEAGLLRFKNPQRPSGIVGGGTQLADLFLQIRLGGDQALFQAFNRLLLEAEDDAPGTVLDTSFITAHTHGFDAFAEHARKTPWEDVLEATGLPEDEIEAAFREVLAAERIVVCWAMGLTQHRHSVPTIRDVVNFLLLRGNIGRPGAGLCPVRGHSNVQGDRTMGIHEKPGEDFLDALAAEFGFEPPRHHGHDAVETIRAMRDGRVKVFVGLGGNFVAAAPDTEVTEQALRGCRLTVQISTKLNRSHAVTGEQALILPCLGRTEADLRTSGPQLVTVEDSMGMVHLSRGRLAPASDHLRGEVAIICGMARTALGDREPQVSWEEFEADYDSVRDRIARVIPGFEDFNDRVRRPGGFTLPHPPRDERRFTTATGRANFTANPLDILRVPEGRLLLQTLRSHDQYNTTIYGLDDRYRGIHQGRRVLFVHEDDLTSRGLADGDLVDIVSEYEDGVERRAPAFRTVAFPTPRGCCAAYFPETNVLVPLDSTAAISNTPTSKSVVVRLERAAGA, encoded by the coding sequence ATGACCCGCAAGGCCCCTGCTGACGACCCCGGTGACGCCCGACTGCGGGTGAACTCGCCGAAGGGCTACGCCGCCGGAATTCCGGCGGTCACCTCCTCGCTGCGCCACGCCGGCACCCAGATGGGCGCCCGCCGTGGCCTGCTCACCCTCCTCCGGGTCAACCAGAAGGACGGCTTCGACTGTCCGGGCTGCGCCTGGCCGGAACCGGAACACCGACACCGTGCCGAGTTCTGCGAGAACGGGGCCAAGGCCGTGGCGGAGGAGGCCACGCTGCGCCGGGTGACCCCGGAGTTCTTCGCCGAGCACGGCCTGGAGGAACTCGCCGGCCGCAGCGACTACTGGCTCGGACAGCAAGGACGCCTCACCCAGCCCATGCACCGCCCGGCGGGCAGTGACCACTACCGCCCGATCTCGTGGGAGGACGCGTTCGCCGTCGTCGCCCGGGAGCTCGCCGCCCTCGACCACCCCGACCAGGCCGCCTTCTACACCTCCGGCCGGGCGAGCAACGAGGCCGCCTTCGTCTATCAGCTGTTCGTCCGGATGCTGGGCACCAACAACCTGCCGGACTGCTCCAACATGTGCCACGAGTCCAGCGGTTCGGCCCTGGTGGAGACGATCGGCATCGGCAAGGGCAGCGTCAGTCTGGAGGACCTCCACGAGGCGGACCTGATCCTCGTCGTCGGCCAGAACCCCGGCACCAACCATCCGCGGATGCTCTCCGCCCTGGAGCGGGCCAAGCAGCGCGGCGCCCGCGTCCTCGCGGTCAACCCGCTGCCCGAGGCCGGCCTGCTCCGGTTCAAGAACCCTCAGCGGCCGTCCGGCATCGTCGGTGGCGGCACCCAGTTGGCGGACCTCTTCCTGCAGATCAGGCTTGGCGGCGATCAGGCCCTGTTCCAGGCCTTCAACCGGCTGCTGCTGGAAGCGGAGGACGACGCACCTGGCACCGTCCTCGACACCTCCTTCATCACCGCGCACACGCACGGCTTCGATGCCTTCGCCGAGCACGCCCGCAAGACTCCCTGGGAGGACGTCCTGGAGGCCACCGGGCTGCCGGAGGACGAGATCGAGGCCGCGTTCCGGGAGGTGCTAGCCGCCGAGAGGATCGTCGTCTGCTGGGCGATGGGCCTCACCCAGCACCGCCACTCCGTTCCGACCATCCGGGACGTCGTCAACTTCCTGCTCCTGCGCGGCAACATCGGCCGTCCCGGCGCCGGACTGTGCCCGGTGCGCGGTCACTCCAACGTGCAGGGCGACCGGACGATGGGCATCCACGAGAAGCCCGGCGAGGACTTCCTCGACGCCCTCGCCGCCGAATTCGGTTTCGAACCGCCACGTCACCACGGGCACGACGCGGTCGAGACGATCCGCGCCATGCGCGACGGCCGGGTGAAGGTCTTCGTGGGGCTGGGCGGCAACTTCGTCGCCGCCGCCCCCGACACCGAGGTGACCGAGCAGGCGCTGCGCGGTTGCCGGCTCACCGTGCAGATCTCCACCAAGCTCAACCGGTCCCACGCGGTCACCGGGGAACAGGCGCTCATCCTGCCCTGCCTGGGCCGCACCGAGGCCGATCTACGGACCTCGGGGCCCCAACTGGTGACGGTGGAGGACTCCATGGGCATGGTGCACCTCTCGCGGGGACGGCTCGCCCCCGCCTCCGATCACCTCCGCGGCGAGGTGGCGATCATCTGCGGGATGGCCCGGACCGCCCTCGGGGACCGCGAACCGCAGGTGTCCTGGGAGGAGTTCGAAGCCGACTACGACAGCGTCCGCGACCGCATCGCACGGGTGATCCCCGGCTTCGAGGACTTCAACGACCGAGTGCGCCGGCCCGGCGGCTTCACCCTGCCCCACCCGCCCCGCGACGAGCGCCGCTTCACCACCGCCACCGGCCGGGCCAACTTCACCGCCAACCCGCTGGACATCCTGCGCGTACCGGAAGGCCGGCTGCTGCTGCAGACGCTGCGCTCGCACGACCAGTACAACACCACCATCTACGGACTGGACGACCGCTACCGCGGCATCCACCAGGGCCGCCGCGTGCTTTTCGTGCACGAGGACGACCTCACCTCCCGCGGGCTGGCCGACGGCGACCTCGTGGACATCGTCAGTGAGTACGAGGACGGGGTGGAGCGCCGAGCACCGGCCTTCCGCACCGTCGCCTTCCCGACGCCCCGCGGCTGCTGCGCGGCGTACTTCCCGGAGACCAACGTCCTGGTGCCCCTGGACTCCACGGCGGCCATCAGCAACACCCCGACGTCCAAGTCCGTCGTGGTCCGGCTGGAACGGGCTGCCGGGGCGTGA
- a CDS encoding aromatic ring-hydroxylating dioxygenase subunit alpha: MPSTDLPSSLIATLPGDHYTDPDIFALEQERIFESMWFCAARASELARPGQFRTYQVGRESVLISRSRDGSIRAFLNICRHRGAKLCTAESGEVKRAFQCPYHAWTYGLDGKLVAAPNLTSMPDIDRVEYGLVNVHVREWLGYVWVCLADTAPSFEEDVMGAVTERLGAAESIGHYDIENLSVGKRFVYDVKANWKLIIENFMECYHCATIHPELTEVLPEFADGFAAQYYVGHGAEFGEEVRGFTVDGGEGLDRIPGVAEEQDRRYYAITVRPQVFINLVPDHVIFHRMYPMAADRTIVECDWLYLPHVVDSGKDVSRSVELFHRVNQQDFDACERTQPGMSSRAYAKGGVLVPSEHHIGAFHTWVQDRLGAPPTH, translated from the coding sequence CTGCCGTCGACCGACCTGCCGTCCAGCCTGATCGCCACGCTGCCCGGCGACCACTACACGGACCCCGACATCTTCGCCCTGGAGCAGGAGCGCATATTCGAGTCCATGTGGTTCTGCGCGGCCCGCGCCTCGGAGCTGGCCAGGCCCGGACAGTTCCGCACCTACCAGGTCGGACGGGAGAGCGTGCTGATCTCCCGCTCGAGGGACGGATCGATCAGGGCCTTTTTGAACATCTGCCGGCACCGCGGGGCCAAGCTGTGCACCGCGGAGTCCGGCGAGGTCAAGCGGGCCTTCCAGTGTCCGTACCACGCCTGGACCTACGGCCTCGACGGCAAACTGGTCGCCGCGCCCAACCTGACGTCGATGCCGGACATCGACCGGGTCGAATACGGCCTGGTCAACGTCCATGTCCGGGAGTGGCTCGGGTACGTGTGGGTGTGCCTCGCGGACACCGCGCCGTCCTTCGAGGAGGACGTGATGGGCGCGGTGACCGAGCGCCTGGGCGCCGCCGAGTCGATCGGGCACTACGACATCGAGAACCTGTCGGTCGGCAAGCGGTTCGTCTACGACGTGAAGGCGAACTGGAAGCTGATCATCGAGAACTTCATGGAGTGCTACCACTGCGCCACGATCCACCCGGAACTGACCGAGGTGCTGCCCGAGTTCGCCGACGGCTTCGCGGCGCAGTACTACGTCGGGCACGGGGCCGAGTTCGGTGAGGAGGTGCGGGGTTTCACCGTCGACGGCGGCGAGGGCCTGGACCGGATTCCCGGGGTGGCGGAGGAGCAGGACCGCCGCTACTACGCGATCACGGTCAGGCCGCAGGTGTTCATCAACCTGGTCCCCGATCACGTGATCTTCCACCGGATGTATCCGATGGCGGCGGATCGCACGATCGTGGAGTGCGACTGGCTCTACCTTCCGCACGTCGTCGACAGCGGCAAGGACGTCAGCCGGTCGGTGGAGCTCTTCCACCGCGTCAACCAGCAGGACTTCGACGCCTGCGAGCGCACACAGCCCGGGATGAGCTCCCGCGCCTACGCCAAGGGCGGCGTCCTCGTCCCCAGCGAGCACCACATCGGCGCCTTCCACACCTGGGTGCAGGACAGGCTCGGGGCGCCCCCCACTCACTGA
- a CDS encoding chorismate-binding protein gives MPRLPPLARFGELVATGLRDVTSDPAALDSAGFWAVVADFEGRLVCARFGDVRHEPVPAPRPGAWRGPAAGDWTSSLDRAAYTAAVGRIREHIAAGDVYQANLCRVLSAPLPEPEGLPADVDALTALLARGNPAPYAGTVRLPAHGVEVATASPELFLRRGGRIVESGPIKGTGRTAADLLEKDRAENVMIVDLVRNDLGRVCATGSVTVPALCAVEQHPGLVHLVSTVRGELAEGAGWPELLAATFPPGSVTGAPRSSALRIIEALETTLRGPYCGGVGWVDADRGTGELAVGIRTFWIVRTTAGPVLCFGTGAGITWGSDPEREWDETELKASRMLAVACSADVSGEPALPG, from the coding sequence CTGCCCCGCCTGCCTCCGCTGGCCCGCTTCGGCGAACTCGTCGCCACTGGCCTGCGGGATGTCACCAGCGACCCCGCGGCCCTGGACTCGGCCGGGTTCTGGGCGGTGGTCGCGGACTTCGAGGGCCGGCTGGTCTGCGCCCGCTTCGGGGACGTACGGCACGAACCCGTCCCCGCTCCCCGGCCCGGCGCCTGGCGCGGCCCCGCCGCCGGTGACTGGACCTCCTCGCTCGACCGCGCCGCGTACACCGCGGCGGTAGGGCGGATCCGCGAGCACATCGCGGCGGGCGATGTGTACCAGGCGAACCTCTGCCGCGTCCTGTCCGCTCCGCTGCCCGAGCCCGAGGGACTGCCCGCCGACGTGGACGCGCTGACCGCGCTGCTGGCCCGGGGCAACCCGGCCCCGTACGCGGGTACGGTCCGGCTGCCCGCACACGGCGTGGAGGTGGCCACCGCCTCACCCGAGCTGTTCCTGCGCCGTGGCGGGCGGATCGTGGAGTCCGGGCCGATCAAGGGCACCGGTCGGACGGCGGCGGACCTGTTGGAGAAGGACCGGGCCGAGAACGTGATGATCGTGGACCTGGTCCGCAACGACCTGGGCCGTGTCTGCGCCACGGGCTCGGTGACCGTGCCCGCGCTGTGCGCGGTCGAACAACACCCCGGCCTGGTGCACCTGGTCTCCACCGTGCGCGGCGAGCTCGCCGAGGGCGCGGGCTGGCCGGAACTTCTGGCGGCCACCTTCCCGCCCGGCTCCGTGACCGGCGCTCCCAGGTCCAGCGCGCTGCGGATCATCGAGGCGCTGGAAACCACACTTCGCGGCCCGTACTGCGGCGGCGTCGGCTGGGTCGACGCCGACCGCGGCACCGGCGAACTGGCCGTCGGCATCCGCACCTTCTGGATCGTGCGGACCACGGCCGGCCCCGTGCTGTGCTTCGGCACCGGCGCCGGCATCACCTGGGGCTCGGACCCCGAGCGCGAGTGGGACGAGACCGAGCTGAAGGCCTCCCGGATGCTCGCGGTGGCGTGCTCGGCCGACGTCAGCGGTGAGCCGGCCCTCCCGGGGTAG
- a CDS encoding BCCT family transporter has protein sequence MGDPLPLASIAPRVFWPSTIIIVAFVLYTTLFKDSAQSVISTVQEEIISGLGWYYTALVSLFVIFALWVGIGRFGDIKLGKDDERPEFSMGSWLAMLFAAGMGIGLVFWGVAEPLNHFVSPRPGVGEGAAARSESAMVQTFLHWGIHPWAIYVVVGLAVAYAVHRKSRPISIRWALEPLLGDRIKGAWGDAIDTIAVVGTVFGVATSLGFGVLQISAGLGFQGWVTDPGTPLRVVLIVAITLLATVSVVTGVGKGIKWLSNINMGLAGGLLVFVLVAGPTLFILNGFVEDIGAYLQNLLALSFDTGASHGAEGTAWVSGWTVFYWGWWISWAPFVGVFIARISRGRTVREFVTGVLLVPTLLTFFWFAVLGGSALHRETVGAGGLVGEDGAVGTDSALFQLLDTLPGGTLVAGAAILLIVLFFVTSSDSGSYVVDVLASGGNPDPPTWSRVFWCAAQGAVAIALLIASGTGTSSLSTLQTVAIITALPFSLVMIGMCLATAKAFRREHHAYLAAQRKKQEERLVDQAVTAIEEGLENGASSNGAKDSVVEARTT, from the coding sequence ATCGGGGACCCGCTCCCCCTGGCCTCGATCGCACCCCGTGTCTTCTGGCCCTCCACCATCATCATCGTTGCCTTCGTGCTCTACACCACGCTCTTCAAGGACTCCGCACAGAGCGTCATCAGTACGGTGCAGGAGGAGATCATCAGTGGCCTGGGCTGGTATTACACCGCCCTCGTCTCACTCTTTGTGATCTTCGCCCTCTGGGTCGGTATCGGCCGCTTCGGAGACATCAAGCTCGGCAAGGACGACGAGCGGCCCGAGTTCAGCATGGGCTCATGGCTGGCGATGCTGTTCGCCGCCGGTATGGGTATCGGGCTGGTCTTCTGGGGCGTCGCCGAGCCGTTGAACCACTTCGTCTCCCCGAGGCCGGGTGTCGGTGAGGGCGCGGCCGCGCGGAGCGAGTCCGCCATGGTCCAGACGTTCCTGCACTGGGGTATCCACCCCTGGGCCATCTACGTCGTGGTCGGTCTTGCCGTCGCCTACGCCGTGCACCGCAAGAGCCGTCCCATCTCGATCCGCTGGGCTCTGGAGCCGCTCCTCGGCGACAGGATCAAGGGCGCCTGGGGCGACGCCATCGACACCATCGCCGTCGTCGGCACCGTCTTCGGTGTGGCCACCTCGCTCGGCTTCGGCGTCCTGCAGATCTCCGCGGGGCTCGGCTTCCAGGGATGGGTGACCGACCCCGGCACGCCCCTTCGGGTCGTGCTCATCGTGGCCATCACCCTGCTCGCCACCGTCTCCGTGGTCACGGGCGTCGGCAAGGGCATCAAGTGGCTGTCGAACATCAACATGGGCCTGGCCGGCGGGTTGCTGGTGTTCGTACTCGTCGCGGGCCCGACGCTGTTCATCCTCAACGGCTTCGTCGAGGACATCGGCGCGTATCTGCAGAACCTCCTCGCGCTGAGCTTCGACACCGGTGCCTCCCACGGCGCCGAGGGCACCGCATGGGTGAGCGGCTGGACGGTCTTCTACTGGGGCTGGTGGATTTCCTGGGCCCCGTTCGTCGGCGTCTTCATCGCCCGTATCTCCCGCGGCCGGACCGTCCGTGAGTTCGTCACGGGCGTGCTGCTGGTACCGACTCTGCTGACCTTCTTCTGGTTCGCCGTCCTCGGCGGCTCGGCGCTCCACCGCGAGACGGTCGGTGCCGGCGGACTGGTGGGCGAGGACGGCGCGGTGGGTACGGACAGCGCGCTCTTCCAGCTGCTCGACACCCTGCCGGGCGGCACGCTCGTCGCTGGGGCGGCGATCCTGCTGATCGTGCTGTTCTTCGTCACCTCCTCCGACTCCGGCAGCTATGTGGTCGACGTGCTGGCCTCCGGCGGCAACCCCGACCCGCCGACCTGGAGCCGTGTGTTCTGGTGCGCGGCCCAGGGGGCCGTGGCCATCGCACTGCTGATCGCCAGCGGCACGGGAACCTCGTCGCTGTCCACGCTGCAGACGGTGGCGATCATCACGGCACTGCCCTTCAGCCTGGTGATGATCGGGATGTGCCTCGCCACGGCCAAGGCCTTCCGCCGAGAGCACCATGCCTATCTCGCCGCCCAGCGGAAGAAGCAGGAGGAGCGGCTCGTCGACCAGGCCGTCACAGCGATCGAGGAGGGCCTGGAGAACGGGGCTTCTTCGAACGGGGCCAAGGACAGCGTGGTGGAAGCGCGCACCACATAG
- a CDS encoding helix-turn-helix transcriptional regulator produces the protein MTSGLDRRTELKEFLRSRRARLRPEDVGLPSYGRRRVPGLRREELAQLAGVSYAYYARLEQGYGDTMSVEVLDAVARALRLTEEERDHLLRLAQPERQSTTHAPPPPQRLRPTVQHLLDALGVPAYAVGRRLDILGWNQLATAVFGDWAQLPPEERNVARLIFLSPEARARFADPHATALRTAGVLRMNAGKSPGDSCLSSLIEELSQKSEEFRQLWAHHEVSCGTVGETVRIRHPLVGEFDLVHEAMALPGGAPMRLNTYHAEPGSRSEEALRMLASWEMEPRR, from the coding sequence GTGACGTCCGGACTTGACCGGCGTACCGAGCTGAAAGAGTTCCTGCGTTCTCGCAGGGCCCGGCTCAGGCCCGAGGACGTGGGCCTGCCCTCCTACGGGCGACGACGGGTCCCCGGACTGCGGCGCGAGGAGCTGGCGCAGCTGGCGGGCGTGTCGTACGCGTACTACGCCCGCCTGGAGCAGGGGTACGGCGACACGATGTCGGTCGAGGTGCTGGACGCCGTCGCCCGCGCCCTGCGGCTGACCGAGGAGGAGCGTGACCATCTGCTCCGGCTGGCCCAGCCCGAGCGGCAGAGCACGACGCACGCCCCACCCCCGCCGCAGCGACTGCGGCCCACCGTTCAACACCTGCTCGACGCGCTCGGCGTACCCGCCTACGCCGTCGGCCGGCGATTGGACATCCTGGGATGGAACCAGCTCGCCACCGCCGTCTTCGGGGACTGGGCCCAGCTGCCGCCCGAGGAGCGCAACGTGGCCCGGCTGATCTTCCTCTCGCCCGAGGCGCGCGCCCGGTTCGCCGACCCGCACGCCACGGCGCTGAGAACCGCCGGCGTTCTGCGGATGAACGCCGGCAAGAGCCCCGGGGATTCCTGTCTCTCTTCGCTGATCGAGGAGTTGTCGCAGAAGAGCGAGGAGTTCCGTCAGTTGTGGGCACATCACGAGGTGAGCTGCGGAACCGTCGGCGAGACCGTGCGGATACGGCACCCGCTGGTGGGAGAGTTCGACCTCGTCCACGAAGCCATGGCGCTGCCCGGGGGCGCCCCCATGCGGCTGAACACCTACCACGCCGAGCCGGGCTCCCGCTCGGAGGAAGCCCTGCGGATGCTGGCCAGCTGGGAGATGGAGCCGCGGCGCTGA